One genomic region from Nymphaea colorata isolate Beijing-Zhang1983 chromosome 10, ASM883128v2, whole genome shotgun sequence encodes:
- the LOC116261711 gene encoding probable WRKY transcription factor 35 isoform X1, protein MEVGPPPPDLLPSSFTQSDLNASLQAKTDNPLSKRRKAVPKTVVTVRVESPAGKQKGEGPPSDSWSWRKYGQKPIKGSPYPRGYYRCSTSKGCSAKKQVERCRTDASVLIITYTSSHNHPGPEQPKPQAKPLTEPTSPTPTCTQAPKEDESSSTEPPPSTEIGPHLQAPKQEQQKEEDMQQFTEEADNTGPPLVPLDEPLSSSNQQILNFSTTTKTEENDFFDELEELPIFSSFRGIMRNSFSDERILVLPSYSN, encoded by the exons ATGGAAGTCGGTCCTCCTCCTCctgatcttcttccatcttCTTTTACTCAGAGCGACTTGAATGCGTCATTACAGGCGAAAACAGACAATCCTCTATCAAAGAGAAG AAAGGCTGTCCCCAAGACTGTTGTGACCGTACGGGTTGAATCGCCGGCTGGGAAGCAAAAGGGTGAAGGCCCTCCGTCTGACTCGTGGTCTTGGAGGAAATATGGACAGAAGCCTATCAAAGGATCACCTTATCCGAG GGGATATTACAGATGCAGCACATCAAAGGGCTGTTCAGCAAAGAAGCAAGTCGAGAGGTGCAGGACAGATGCCTCAGTGCTCATAATCACCTACACCTCATCTCACAACCACCCAGGCCCTGAGCAACCCAAACCCCAAGCAAAACCATTAACTGAGCCCACCTCCCCTACTCCAACCTGCACCCAAGCCCCAAAAGAGGATGAATCCAGCTCCACTGAGCCACCACCATCAACAGAAATCGGTCCCCATCTGCAAGCACCTAAACAGGAGcagcaaaaagaagaagacatgcAACAATTTACAGAAGAGGCTGATAACACTGGCCCGCCTCTAGTCCCCCTTGATGAGCCTCTTTCCTCGTCAAATCAGCAGATCTTGAACTTCTCAACAACAACCAAGACTGAAGAGAATGATTTCTTTGATGAACTCGAGGAGCTACCGATATTCTCTTCATTTAGAGGGATCATGAGGAACAGTTTCTCTGATGAGAGGATCCTTGTTCTTCCTTCTTACAGCAATTGA
- the LOC116261711 gene encoding probable WRKY transcription factor 14 isoform X2: MEVGPPPPDLLPSSFTQSDLNASLQAKTDNPLSKRRGYYRCSTSKGCSAKKQVERCRTDASVLIITYTSSHNHPGPEQPKPQAKPLTEPTSPTPTCTQAPKEDESSSTEPPPSTEIGPHLQAPKQEQQKEEDMQQFTEEADNTGPPLVPLDEPLSSSNQQILNFSTTTKTEENDFFDELEELPIFSSFRGIMRNSFSDERILVLPSYSN, encoded by the exons ATGGAAGTCGGTCCTCCTCCTCctgatcttcttccatcttCTTTTACTCAGAGCGACTTGAATGCGTCATTACAGGCGAAAACAGACAATCCTCTATCAAAGAGAAG GGGATATTACAGATGCAGCACATCAAAGGGCTGTTCAGCAAAGAAGCAAGTCGAGAGGTGCAGGACAGATGCCTCAGTGCTCATAATCACCTACACCTCATCTCACAACCACCCAGGCCCTGAGCAACCCAAACCCCAAGCAAAACCATTAACTGAGCCCACCTCCCCTACTCCAACCTGCACCCAAGCCCCAAAAGAGGATGAATCCAGCTCCACTGAGCCACCACCATCAACAGAAATCGGTCCCCATCTGCAAGCACCTAAACAGGAGcagcaaaaagaagaagacatgcAACAATTTACAGAAGAGGCTGATAACACTGGCCCGCCTCTAGTCCCCCTTGATGAGCCTCTTTCCTCGTCAAATCAGCAGATCTTGAACTTCTCAACAACAACCAAGACTGAAGAGAATGATTTCTTTGATGAACTCGAGGAGCTACCGATATTCTCTTCATTTAGAGGGATCATGAGGAACAGTTTCTCTGATGAGAGGATCCTTGTTCTTCCTTCTTACAGCAATTGA
- the LOC116262887 gene encoding ATP-dependent Clp protease proteolytic subunit 5, chloroplastic isoform X1, translating into MAHSCIAAAATTGISFKSNVAPSLPLSSSVPSSVNSACQSIRYSRKSFQVPKAIYSGGYWIPEPISRKGVWSIRDDLQVPSSPYFPTAQAGQGPPPMVQERFQSVISQLFQHRIIRCGGAVDDDMANVIVAQLLYLDAVDPNKDIIMYVNSPGGSVTAGMAIFDTMRHIRPDVSTVCVGLAASMGAFILSSGTKGKRYSLPNSRIMIHQPLGGAQGGQTDIDIQANEMLHHKANLNGYLSYHTGQSLEKINQDTDRDFFMSAKEAKEYGLIDGVIMNPLKALQPLPASSES; encoded by the exons atggctCACTCTTGCATTGCCGCTGCCGCGACCACGGGGATTTCCTTCAAGTCGAATGTCGCTCCCTCGCTGCCGCTTTCTTCGTCCGTCCCTTCTTCCGTCAA tAGTGCATGCCAGTCCATTCGCTATTCAAGGAAAAGTTTCCAGGTTCCGAAAGCAATATATTCAGGTGGATATTGGATTCCTGAACCTATCTCGAGAAAAGGGGTTTGGTCGATAAG GGATGACTTGCAAGTTCCTTCATCCCCATACTTCCCCACTGCACAGGCTGGTCAAGGGCCTCCTCCAATGGTACAAGAGCGTTTCCAAAGTGTTATCAGTCAACTTTTTCAGCAT AGGATCATACGATGTGGTGGAGCTGTGGATGATGATATGGCAAATGTTATTGTGGCTCAACTTTTGTATCTTGATGCAGTTGATCCTAACAAG GACATTATCATGTATGTGAACTCTCCTGGAGGATCAGTTACTGCTG GTATGGCCATATTTGATACAATGAGACATATAAGGCCTGATGTGTCAACTGTTTGTGTTGGACTGGCAGCTAG CATGGGAGCCTTTATCCTCAGCTCGGGCACCAAAg GGAAGCGCTACAGCTTGCCAAACTCCAGGATAATGATTCATCAGCCCCTTGGTGGCGCTCAGGGTGGCCAGACTGATATAGACATccag GCAAACGAGATGCTTCATCACAAGGCTAACCTGAACGGTTATCTTTCTTACCATACGGGTCAAAGTTTGGAGAAGATCAACCAAGATACCGATCGTGACTTTTTCATGAGCGCAAAAGAAGCTAAAGAGTATGGACTCATCGATGGTGTCATCATGAACCCTCTAAAAGCCTTGCAGCCATTGCCAGCATCCTCTGAATCATGA
- the LOC116262887 gene encoding ATP-dependent Clp protease proteolytic subunit 5, chloroplastic isoform X2: MAHSCIAAAATTGISFKSNVAPSLPLSSSVPSSVNACQSIRYSRKSFQVPKAIYSGGYWIPEPISRKGVWSIRDDLQVPSSPYFPTAQAGQGPPPMVQERFQSVISQLFQHRIIRCGGAVDDDMANVIVAQLLYLDAVDPNKDIIMYVNSPGGSVTAGMAIFDTMRHIRPDVSTVCVGLAASMGAFILSSGTKGKRYSLPNSRIMIHQPLGGAQGGQTDIDIQANEMLHHKANLNGYLSYHTGQSLEKINQDTDRDFFMSAKEAKEYGLIDGVIMNPLKALQPLPASSES; encoded by the exons atggctCACTCTTGCATTGCCGCTGCCGCGACCACGGGGATTTCCTTCAAGTCGAATGTCGCTCCCTCGCTGCCGCTTTCTTCGTCCGTCCCTTCTTCCGTCAA TGCATGCCAGTCCATTCGCTATTCAAGGAAAAGTTTCCAGGTTCCGAAAGCAATATATTCAGGTGGATATTGGATTCCTGAACCTATCTCGAGAAAAGGGGTTTGGTCGATAAG GGATGACTTGCAAGTTCCTTCATCCCCATACTTCCCCACTGCACAGGCTGGTCAAGGGCCTCCTCCAATGGTACAAGAGCGTTTCCAAAGTGTTATCAGTCAACTTTTTCAGCAT AGGATCATACGATGTGGTGGAGCTGTGGATGATGATATGGCAAATGTTATTGTGGCTCAACTTTTGTATCTTGATGCAGTTGATCCTAACAAG GACATTATCATGTATGTGAACTCTCCTGGAGGATCAGTTACTGCTG GTATGGCCATATTTGATACAATGAGACATATAAGGCCTGATGTGTCAACTGTTTGTGTTGGACTGGCAGCTAG CATGGGAGCCTTTATCCTCAGCTCGGGCACCAAAg GGAAGCGCTACAGCTTGCCAAACTCCAGGATAATGATTCATCAGCCCCTTGGTGGCGCTCAGGGTGGCCAGACTGATATAGACATccag GCAAACGAGATGCTTCATCACAAGGCTAACCTGAACGGTTATCTTTCTTACCATACGGGTCAAAGTTTGGAGAAGATCAACCAAGATACCGATCGTGACTTTTTCATGAGCGCAAAAGAAGCTAAAGAGTATGGACTCATCGATGGTGTCATCATGAACCCTCTAAAAGCCTTGCAGCCATTGCCAGCATCCTCTGAATCATGA